The nucleotide window ACGTTGATGACGTACTTATGGATGAAATCCTTGATCACATCGTAGCCGCCGATGTCCCCGAAACCCAGGGCGGGCTCCTGCACCTCCAGGACGCCCGACTTCTTCACCAGTTCGGACTTAAGGTCCTTGATCACCCGCAGGTCGAAGCACTGGGTGCGGAAGTACGACTCCAGAAGCACGCTCTCCATCTGGTGCAGGTTCAGGCCGCCGGTGCCCATCACGATCTCTTCCACCCGGGCATCCTCCAGGGGGACTTCCAGCTCCCGGGCGGTGGTCCTCACCATATGGGCACGTTCCTCCCGGCTGGAGGGATCCACGGACACGATAACCGTCAGTTCCCGGGTGTAATCATCCAGCACGCGGTCGGCATCGGCCGTCACCAGGATGACGGTGGATCCCTTGGCGATCACGGCGGGGTCGATGGCCCACGCCCGCAGGGCGCTGCAAAGGCCCGTTTCGTGTTCCCGGTTCTCGGAGAGGTTCTGGATAATGAAACATGTGCGCCAGCTCTTGAGCTGGGAATCCACCTCTTTGAGGGCGGCCTTGAAGAATTGAAGCTGGATACCGGTGTCTTCCCGGGTACCCACGCGCTGGGCGAGGGGGCTCGCCCCCACTTTCTTGCGGAAGGGCTCGAACTGGGGACCCGAGGACGAATCCACCAGGCGGCCCAGCCCCTCCCACTGGTCGTACACGAAGATGTAGTCGTAGCGCGCCTCCGGCTGCCGCAACAGGTACTCCTTGAGCTGATGCAGCCGCTTGGGATCCGAGGTCTCAAAGACGATCACGGGCGAGTAGTTGCTCCTGCGTTTGAGCAAACCCCGCGCTATCCACCCGGTATCCAACTGGAGATACAGGGACAACTCTGGCCACCCTCCGTTCGCCAACCGCAATCCGGGCGATAAAACCCCGGTTCGCTCCGCGCCGCAACCCGCTCCCTCAGCCGCAAACGGCGCGCCGGCGCACCCGCAATACCAGGCCAAGGGCGCGCAGCCTGTGCTCCAGCGCCTCGACCGCCCCTTCCCCCGCCCGCTCGTACACCTCCAGGCCGGAAGGACCCACCACCACCTCGACGATGGAGGGTCTGACCTCTGCGGTGCCGCGAACGCCGTCCGGCACCTGCGGACGCCCGCACGCCGCCTGCCCGCATGCCGGCCTGCTCACGGGGTCCCCTGCCCGCGGGCGGCTCACCGGGTGCCCACCTGCCGGCGGGCCCCTTCCCGTTCTTCCTCGGGCTCCCTGGTCTCGGCGGCCGTCTCTTCCTCGGATTTCATCCTCACCTGCAGGGGGAGGGCCACCAGCCCCATGGACCGGAGGGCGCGGCGGAGCATCTCCGCCTCGTCCTCGCACTCCTTCCCCAGGAAACCGATGAAATCCACGGTGATCCGCCCCTGCCGGTCCACGGTCACCTGAATCTCGCGGGGCAACCCTTCACCCCCCATCATGAGCAGCACATTTCCCAAAGGCACCCGGCCATAGCACCGGGCCCGGGCCAGGCCGGCCCGGAATCACAGTGTCCCGCGCACGAGCACCAGCTTGCGATCGGGACCCTGGTCGGTGATTTCCTCCAGTTCTACCTGGTAGTTCATCTCCTGCAGGGCACGGGCAACGGCCAGGGCGCTGTAATTCTGCTGGATGGCCTCGCAGAGGCTGCGCACCACCTGCTCGTATCCCCCGTAGGCGTCGTACATGAACCGTACTTCTCCCGTTGCCCGGGAGACCTTGATCCCCAAACCCCGGGGGAACTCGGGGGTTATCAGAGCGAAGTCCACATCGTAATGTCGGCCAAAGTAATCAGCGATCCGGCGCGTGACCCGGCCTCCTTTTTCTTCGGCCACCGTCTCCACGGCCTGCCGCAGGATCTCCCATCCCGGCAACTGTTCAATGGACCGGCCCGGCTCCGGCTGTCCCAGACATATCTCCGTGCTGTAGGTGGCCACCTGACTCATCGGCCCCACCTCCTGCGCTCGCCAAAGCACTACTCCAGGCGGGTGGGCTCCTCGGACCGCAGATCCCGCCTCCGCCGCCAGTCGGTCAGACCCTGCCGGATGCGGAGCAGATCCTGGCGCAGGGCATCCCTCTCAGCATTCAGGGCTCCCTGACGCTGGCGCAACTCGTCCAGTTGCCGGTTGGGTTGGGCCAGGGTGCGGGCCAGAAGTTGCAGTTCCACCAGATATCCCTGGATCTGCAACTGCTCGCGGCGGACGGGATCCGCCTCCCCCACCATCAGGCCCTCCACTTCCCGCCGGCGCCGCTCCAGTTCCGCCTCGGAGAGGCCGGCCAGCTCCTGCTGCCACTGCTGCACCTTGGTAGCCCGGATGCGGGCCACTCCGCCACCCTGCTCCCACTTCTCCACCGCCGCCCGCAGCTGCCACTGCCGGTCCATCTTCTCCCGGTTGGCGTGCTCCACTTCTCGCTGCCGGGCAGCAAGCGCTTCCAGTTCCCTTTCCACCTCGGCGAGCCGCACCAGGCACTCGTCCTCGCGCCGCTTCCATCCTTCCAGTTCGTCCACGGTGGGCTTGCCCCGGGAGTGCTTCCAGACTTCAGCCATCACCGTCCCCAGCAGGATGAACAGGGGAACCGTGATGGCTGCGCCCGCCAGCACCTGGACGGTACGGCTGGAAGAGGGAAGCAGCGCCCGGGATATCACCTGGGCAGCCGCCGCACTGCCCGCGAACACACCTGCCAATCCTGCCAGACTGGACTTCGTGTAGCGGTATCCGGTGGCCAGGTTGACTGCCCCGGCTATAACCAGCCATATGAACAGGACAGCCCCGATCGCAATGTACCACACGGGAGTGTGCCCCCAGGTTACTATAACAAAAGAAGTGAGTTCCCGGCAAGGACGGCCGTGCCGGATTACCCGCCCCCGGCGATGCGCTGGTAGTATCTCCTGCTCCGCTGCCAGCGATACAGAGAACAAACGCCACGTGGTCCGGGCACGGGGGACAGGGGTGCCCGGCATCCGGGTAAACGCGCTGCGAGAGGCCGGCCTACATCTCGCCGCGCTGCTGGAGGGTGCGCACCTTTTCCAGTTCCCGGAATACCAGCCGCCTTCCCTCTTCAGACTGCCACCAGTTGTCCCGCCTTACCTCCGGACGCCCGTCCGGACAGCACAGAGCCCTTACCCCGGGGAAATAATGCTCGAAGATGAGGCGGGCCCGGCGCATGTGCAATGGTGCGGACACAAGGAGCACCGTATCCTGCGGCAAAAGCCCCAACTTCTCGAGCAATTCCCGCCCCATGGCGACGTTTTCCTCTGTGTTGGCGGAACGCATTTCCAGGATGAGATCTTCCCGCGCCACCCCCTGTTCCAGGGCCAGGCGGCCCAGGAATTCTGCCTCCGTCTGCCCCAGTTCCCGATTGTAACCGCCCGCTATGAGCACCCGGGGAGCCAGCCCCCGGCGGTACAGATCGGCAGCTCGCAGGGCTCGAGCCTCGTTGCGGCCCCCGAATACAAAGATGAGCTCGGCGACCGCCGGCTCATCTTCCAGGAACAGGAACTCAGTAATGTCCGCTATCGTCATCCCCTCGTACAACCTGGGGATGGGCCAACCCTTGATCAACCTGCACCACCGTCCCTTTCCAGTATTGGACTCAGGGGCTCACCGACGGGAAAAATCATCCTGGGGCAGGGAGGCTCCCGCCGGAATTGCGCAGCGTCTCCACCAGGGATCGGGCAAAACAACAAGGCAGCCCAGCATGATCACACCGGCTGCCAGCAGGAACCCTCGGAACGTACTCATTTCGTATGGCAATCACGCCACCCCCCGGGCGGCCTCCCACCGTGTATTTTCACCCTCACCTCCCGGTTTTCCTCCTTTCCCTGGCAGCAAATTGACCGGCCACCGGCCGGCACGTTAGAATGGGTACCACAGGGAGATGCGCCCACCTGGGGCAGCTGGGGTACATCCCCAGGACGGGTTCTCCGCATACGGGGGGTAGGCAGCAGGTGCACATCGAGGTCAAGTTCTTCGCCCTGGCCCGCGACCTGGCCGGGGCGGCGGAGACGGCCATCGACGTCCCGGAAGGGACCACCCTGGGCCAGGCCTGGGACGAGATAATCCGCAGACATCCCGGGCTGGCCAGGTACAGGGAAGAGTTCCTCCTCGCCGTCAACCGGCGGTTCGCCCCCCTGGATCGGGTGCTGGCGCCGGGCGACGTGGTGGCAGTCGTCCCCCCCGTCAGCGGGGGGAGCCACTACCGGGTAACCCCGGCGCCGCTGGAAGTGAGAGAGGCGGTGGATGCGGTACGGCACCCCGAAGCAGGTGCGGTGGTCATTTTCATCGGTACCGTACGTGAGTGGACGGGGGATACCCGGACCCTGGAGGTAGAATACGAGGCCTACCCGGAAATGGCGGAGGAACAACTGGCCGCCATCGGCGAGGAAATCCACCGCAACTGGGACGTGCGGGGCGTGCACATCGTACACCGTCACGGTCGGCTGCACCCGGGCGAGGACAGCGTTGTGATAGCGGTGTCAGCACCCCACCGTGCGGACGCCTTCGCCGCCTGCCGGCACGCCATCGACCGCATCAAGGAAATCGTGCCCATCTGGAAGAAAGAGACCACCGGGAGCGGCTCTCGCTGGATCCGCCAGGAGGGATGAGGATGCTGGCAGCGCTGGCCGGTGTGTTGGGCCTGGTGGTGGGAAGCTTCATCAATGTCCTCATATGGCGGCTCCCCCGGGGGGAATCGGTGGTGCGTCCCTCCTCGCACTGTCCCTCCTGCGGCCACCGGTTGGCCCCCCGTGACCTGGTACCCATCCTGAGCTGGGCGTTGTTGCGCGGCCGCTGCCGGTACTGCCGGGCTCCCATCCCGGCCAGCTACCCCCTGGTGGAGGCGGTGACCGGGGCGACTTTCGCCGCCCTGGCCGCCGTGCACGGCCTCCACTGGCGCACCGCAGGATATGCTGTCCTGGCCGCCATCCTCATCACCGCTGCCGGCACCGACATGAGGCTGCGCCTCATCCCCAACCGGCTCACCATCCCCGCCATCGCCTTCGCCCTGGCCTGGTCCGCCGCCGTGCAAGTCCCCCACCTTACCAGCAGCCTGCTGGGACTGGCCATCGCCGGGGGCCTGTTCCTGGTCATCGCCATGCTCAGCCGGGGCGGCATGGGCGGGGGCGATGTCAAGCTGGCGGCTGCCGTGGGGGCTTTCCTGGGCCTGCAGTACTCCCTCCTGGGCCTCTTCCTGGCCTTCATCTTCGGGGCCGTGGTGGGGCTGATCCTCATGGCCCTGGGTAAGAAGAGGAGGAAAGACTACATCCCCTTTGCCCCTTTCATCGCGGCCGGTTGCCTGGCCGCCATGCTCTTCGGCGATCCCATCCTCCACTGGTACCTCAGGATGCCCCGCTGACTGCGGCGGCCTCAGCGCCCCGCACTGGCGCCCGAGCGGGCCCCGCCTGCCATCACCCGGTACCACCGGTATTGCATAGCATACCTGCGAGGTGAAGCAGGTGAGCAAGAAATGGGGACTCGCCCTGGGCGCCGGCGGGCTGCACGGAATCGCCCACCTGGGGGTATTCCGGGCCCTGGAGGAGGCGGGGCTGCGTCCCGACCTGGTGGCCGGCACCAGCGCGGGAGCCATTGCGGCGGGCCTCTATACGGCGGGAGCCAAACTGCAGGATACAGCCAGTACGATCGCCAGCATGGCCACGCCCCAGATGCTTGACTTCGCCGGGGGATTGCGCAGTATGGTGCCCGGGGTTATCCTGACCCGCACCGGGATCATCCAGGGCGACCTGATCGAAAGCACTTTCGAGCGCCTCACCGGGGGACGCACTCTGGCGGACGCCCGGCCCCCCGTGGCCATCGAGGCAGTGGATATCGAGACAGGCGAACTGGTAATAATGTCATCCTTCGTGCCTTCGGGTCCCATGCCCCTGGCCCGCACCGTCTTCCTCACCGACGTCCGTCTCTCCCAGGCCATGCGCGCCAGCATGTCAATTCCCGGCGTGTTCGTGCCCAAACAACTGGCGGGCCGGATCCTGGTGGACGGGGGCGTGCGCGACATGGTCCCCACCGCAGTACTCAGGGCCATGGGGGCTCAGGTGGTGGCGGCGGTAGATCTGCTCTCCGGACAGGAGCAGCGGGTCGAGGTGAACGGCTTCGCACAGGTGATCATGAGGGCCCTGGGCCTCCTGGAACGCGAGATCGTCCGAGACCGCCTGGACACCTGGGCGGATGTGGCAATCACCCCGGTTTTGCCACCCCTTTCCTCGTTAGACCGCGAAGCCATCGAGCAACACATCCGCCTGGGCGAGGAGGCCGCCCGCGCCAGCATCCCCCGGATCCTCCGCCTCCTCCGCTAAGCCTGCAGCCCACACACTGCGGCAAAACAGGCACCCCCCTCTGTCTGGCTCCGGTCGTCCAGTACCGAGGGGGGCCATTTGCTGAATCCATACGGCTGGGGCTCCGATGCGCCTTGCTTTGCCGGGCATTCTCGCCCCGAAACCGTTCATAACCGTGGCTTTGGTGTCGGAGGGGGGACTTGAACCCCCACGGGATATCCCATACGCCCCTCAAACGTACGCGTCTGCCAGTTCCGCCACTCCGACACCTGCGTTCCAAGGAACATTATAACACGGGACTTTGCCCTGTCAACGCCAGCTCGGCTCCAAGTACATTCACCATGGCAACCGCAAGGCGAGGAATGAAAATGAAGCGGTGGCGCACGCTAACAAAGCGACGGGAACACCGCGCTACGATTGAGGAGGACTGCACCGGCCATGAACGGAGCAGGAGAACCCTCGTGGAAGCGGCGCGCGCTGGCGGCCGGGCTGGGGCTGTTGCTGGCGGTGGGTGCTTCAGCCCTGACGCTGGTGGGGGATGCATCCGCCCAGCCGACCATCGGGTGGGGCGACACCGGCCCCTGGGTGGTGAACCTGCAGTCACGACTGAGCGAGTGGGGATATTACTTCGGGCCCATCGACGGATATTACGGCTATCAGACGTATGCCGCAGTGGTGTACTTCCAGCAGACCAATGGACTAACACCGGACGGTATCGTGGGTCCTGCCACCTGGGCCGCTCTGGGCCTGGCCGCGCCCGCGCGGTACACGGTTTCCCGCGGGTATTCCCGCTCCGATGACGTCTACCTGCTCGCCCGCATCATAGCCGGCGAGGCAGAAGGCGAGCCGTTCGAGGGAAAGGTGGCAGTGGCGGCGGTGATCCTGAACCGGATGAAGAACCCCAGGTTCCCGGGTAGCCTCTCGGGCGTAATTTTCCAGCCTGGCGCCTTTGAATCGGTGGACAACGGACGGATCTGGTACACCCCCATCACCAATGAAGACATCCAGGCCGCTCAGGCGGCGCTGAGCGGATGGGACCCCACATACGGCAGCCTCTACTTCTGGAACCCAGCCAAGCCCGTCAACCCCTGGGTGTGGAGCCGGCCGGTGGTGCGCTGGATAGGAAGCCATGTCTTTGCCCGTTGACGTCCGGGCCAGCATGCCGGGGCAGATTGGTAGGCCGGGAGGACCGGGAGGCTGGGGAGACAAAAGCCCCTGGGAGGATGCCTGAATGGAACGGCGGCGTGACATATTGAGGTGGTCTCTCATCGCCCTGCTGGCCGTGGCGGTGGGGCTGGGGATCCCGTGGGTGGCCAAACAACACCTGGCCCTGACCAGGGCCCAGGCAGCCCTGCGGGCGTCCCGGCAGATGGCCTACTCGGGGTTCCTCACCCAGGTGGAGAACCTGGAGGTGTTGCTGGCCAAGGCCCTGGCCAGTTCTGCCCGTGATCGGCAGATCATGCTCCTTTCCCGTATCGCGGCCGAGGCGGACGGTGCAGGTCTCAACCTGGCCCAACTCCCCTCGGCGGGGCACGATCTGGGGGTGGCCCAGAAATTCCTCAAGCAGGTAAGCGGATACTGCCAGATCCTGGCGCAGCAGCTCGTGCGGGGACAACCCCTTTCACCGGACCAACGCAACATCCTAGCTGACCTGCATAACCTGGCCGGTCAGGTAGCGCAGGCCATGCATTCTGCAGGCCGACCCACCACCTCATCTCCCGGCGCAGCGCACGCCCAGGCTGCCGAACAGGGAACCACCGAGGGCGCCCCCAGCCCGGAGGTTATCCGCAGCTGGCTGCAGGCGGCAGCCCGCCAGCTGGAAAGCTTCCCCGGCCTGGTATACGATGGTCCTTTCTCCGAACACCTGGAGCAACTCAAGCCCACCCCGCTTCCCGGGGCCCCCGTGAATGCCACCCAGGCGGCCACGCTCGCCCGCGCTTTCCTGGGGCTGGGACCGGAGGTGAGGCTGGCCGGCGTAAGTGCGGTCACCGGGCCCGTGCCCGCCTACTCCGTACGCTTCCGGCCTGCGGGAACCAACCGCGAAATAGTGGTGGACGTCAGTCAGGCCGGTGGTCACATCCTGTGGATGCTCGACCAGCGCACCGTCGGTACCCCCACCATCGACCGGGCCCGAGCGCTGCACGTGGCCACGGACTTCCTGCGCACGCGCGGCTTCCCTCCCGCGGTGGTGACGGGCTGGCTGCGGGAAGGAGATCAGCTAACCTTCTCTTTTGCTCCCCTGCTGCGCCCCGATGGTTCCCTCCCCGACTGGCCTGCCGATACGGGAGCTCCGGCACCGGCGGGGACCATCGTTATGTACCGCCAGACCATCAAAGTGAGGGTGGGGCTGGACACAGGACGCATATCGGGCCTGGACGCCGTCGCTTACTGGCAGCAGAGCGGGGTACGCAAGCTTCCGCAGCCCAGGTTTGCCCCCGATGAAGCTGCGGCCCTGGTCAATCCGGGCATGAAGGTGCAACGGGTCTCCCTGGCCCTGATCCCCATCGGTGCCGACCGGGAGGTACTCACCTATGAAGTGCAAGCAAGCATGGGCGGTCAGGACGGGGCCCCCGGAGACGTCTTCCTGATCTACTACAACGTGGAGTCCGGCCGCGAAGAAGCGATATTCCAGTTGCAGGAGAATGAAACCGTACGCCTCGCCATGTAGGGTCACCAGACTCCGGTGATAGACAGGCAACCGGCGTCTCTGCCACAGGGGAGGAAGCCGCCCGCTCCGCGGGGAATAAGCGGAGGCGGTGGTGTGTTCATGTACTTTACGTCGCACGCCCTGGTGGGAGCGGCACCGGGAACCAGTACCGGTTCGCCCGGCGGAGCAGTGGTGGCGGGGCTCTTCTCACCCCTCTCGCCCTGCTATTCCTCGTGACCCGGTGACACCCTCCCGGGGATTTCGGCTGCCGAGCGCCGAAAGGGCAACGCCAGGTTCCGCCCGCCGGTCGGTTCGCAAGGGGGGTGGAGTATGTTCGAAGTGAGAGAGGTGGCGGCGGCTGCGATCGACGAGGTCAACCGGATGTGCCTGCCGGCCGGCCTCAAGGAGGGGCCCGCCCTGGACGCGGTATTACAGCGAAGCGCAGCGGCGCACGCGCAGGCGGAGGCAATGGGGGCCAGGGTTTTCGGAGCGTTTCTGAAGGGAAGGGCGGTGGGGCGTGTCGAGGTAATGCCGATCGAGGCCGCTCCCCTGCCCCTCGAAGGAAGCAATCTGTGGGTGATCCGCTGCCTGTGGGTACTGCCCCCGGCGGAGAGAAAGGGCATAGGCAGGGCACTGCTCGGCCGCGCCCTGGATGCGGCCCGGGGCTCGGCCGGCGTGGCCGCCCTCACCTTCCCCGACTGGATCCCGGTTTCCTTTTACGAGAAGCACGGGTTCAGGACCGTGGAGACGCGCGGGGATCACATCCTCCTGCTCAGGGCGAACAACCCGGCCGCACGCGTATCCCTGGCACCGGCGCAAAGGGCGCCCCGGGGGACCGATTCCGCCGTCCACGTGGAAGCGGTTCTTTCCATGCGGTGCCCGTGGCTGATGCTCACCTACAGGCGCATGCTGGACATTGGCCGCGAAATGTCATCCCGGGTAGTGACGACCGAACGCTACATTAGCAACCGGGCGGATGCCCTCGCCTTCGGAGAAGAGAATATCTACATCGACGGCCGGCCCCTGGAAGGGGCACCGAACTCCGACACATTCCGCCAGCAAGTGCGGCAGCAACTTCAGGCCAAAGGACTCGTCTGACCGCCCGGCTCTGCGGTCGACACCTCGGGTGCGGGCTCGAGCACGTCGGGCCTGCCTCGGGCCAGCCAGTACCGGGCATGGAGATCCGCACACTCCTGCGCCAGGACCGGGTCCGGGCAGGCCACCACCTCCATGCCATCGCGGTGCCTGCGCATATAGGGGTTGGCCCCGAGCAGGTCCGCAGCGCCCGCGCGGCGGTCCGGCGCGGCCCAAACCAGTCCCCCCAGGTGCAGCATGACCGCCATGCCCAGACACATGGGGCAGGGCTCCACGGTGCTGTAAAGCGTCCAGTCCGAGCGCGCCTCCGGGCCCAGGCGGGAAATGGCCCGGCGCAGGGCTACCACTTCGGCGTGGGCGGTGGGGTCGCGCCGGCGGGCCATCTGGTTGTGACCCCGGGCGATGATCCGGCCTGACCTGTCCACGATGACCGCACCTATGGGGATCTCACCCTCGGCCCAGGCCTTCCGGGCTTCTCGTAACGCCTCGGCCAGGAACCTGCGGTGATCCGGCAACTCATCGCCCCCCGGGGGACGTTCGCCCCGGACCGCTTCTCCTCCTGCTCCTGGCCGCCCGTCCGCTGAAGGACACCAGCCGCCCGCCCAGCATCACCCCCAGGTGTTCGCAGTAGTCGGCCTCGTCCATGTAGTGGGTGGTAACCAGAACGGTGGTACCGCCGTCGGCCAGGTCGTAGATCAGATCCCAAAACCGGCGGCGGGAGCCGGGGTAATGAAGCCGCGGGACACTTGACAAGGGTGGGGGGAGAGGTGTAACTTAGCGTCAACAACCCCATATCGCCCAGAGGCGGGGAACGAGACTAGTAACCCCGAAGCGAGGCGCAGAGAGCCGGGGGAAGGTGCAAGCCCGGTGCTGAGCTCGGGGCGAATGGACTCGGGAGCTGCAGGCGAACGGCTGGTAGTCTAGTAGCTTTTGCCGGAGGGGCACCGTTAGCGAAGCCCAGGGTATCGCCGTGGTCCGGCCGTACCCGTCAGAGATGGTCAGCCGCCACGGGCGGCGACCAAGTAAGGTGGCACCGCGAAGGTTCCGACCTCTCGCCCTTATACCGGGCGAGAGGTCTTTTTTATGGACCAGCGGGGCTGCGGCGGCGCGATGGGCTGGGGGTCGAAAGGAGGATGATCGCGGTGAAGAGTATCCTGCGGAAGCTGGCCCAGGGGTTGGAGTTGAATCAAGCGGAGATAGACGAGGTGGTCTTCGGGATCAAGGAGGATCGTTTTCCTGCCACCCAGGTAGCGGGGTTCCTGATGGCCCTCCTGATGAAGGGCCCCACCACGGCGGAGATAGCCGGCATCGCCCGGGCGATGCGGCGGGCCTGCGTGACCATCAAGCCCCGGGTGAACGGCGAGCTGACGGACACTTGCGGCACGGGGGGCGGGCTCACCACTTTCAACGTGAGCACCGCCAACGCCCTGCTCTCCGCGGCCGCCGGGGTGAAGATCGCCAAGCACGGCTCGCGTTCCATCTCGGCCTCCTCGGGGAGCGCCGACGTGCTGGAGGCTCTGGGCATACCCGTGGAGCTGGAGCCTCGGGAGGCGGAGAGGCTCATCGAGCAGGTGGGCTTTTCCTTTCTGTACGCGCCCCGCTTCCATCCCGTGATGATGAAGGTGTTCGGGCCCGAGAACGACCTGGGAATCAAGACCATCTTCTTCACCATCATCGGCCCCCTCATCAACCCCGCCGACGCCAGGCGGCACGTGCTGGGTGTCTACCAGCCGCAGCTGGTGGAGCAGGTGGCCGAGGTGGTTCGGGAGATCGGCCTCACCCATGCCATGATCGTCCACGGGTTGGACGGGGTGGACGAGATTTCCCTCCTCGGCGAGACCAAGATCGCGGAGGTCAGGGAAGGACGCATCGAGCATTACACCGTCGCTCCGGAGGATTTTGGCCTGAGACGCTGCGCCCTGGAAGAGGTCCGGGGAGGCAGCCCGGAGTACAACGCCCAGGTTATCCTGAACATCTTCACCGGCCGCGACACCGGTCCCCGGCGGGATATGTTGCTCCTCAATGCGGCGGCCACCTTCGTGGTGGCGGACAAAGCGAGTTCTCTGGAGGAAGGTATGGAGCTGGCGCGGGAGACCCTGGAGTCCGGCCGGGCCCTGGCCAAGCTGGAGGAGATCCGGAGTTGCGCCCGCGAGCTAAGGGGTGCCCGGAATTGAACCTGGTGGAAGCGATAGCGCAGGCCCGGCGCCGGGGAGTAGCGCCGGTAATCGCTGAAATCAAGCGCCTGATTCCCAAGCTGGCCGAAGAAGGGCGGGGTCGGGACGATCGGGACGCTGCTCTCCTGGCCGGGTGGTACGAAGAGGGCGGGGCGGCGGGGATTTCGCTGGTGACCGAGCGCCGGCACTTCGGGGGTCAGCCGGAGGCGGATGTCCCCGCCGTTTTACGGGCCACCTCCCTGCCCTTGCTGATCAAGGACTTCATCCTCGATCAGGCGGGGGTCGATTATTACGCCGCCCTGGTGGCGGCGGTATGCCCCGCTTTCCTCTCCCGGGTGGCCCTGCTGCTCATCGCCCATCACCTGGACGACCGGCTCCCCGACCTCCTGCGCTACACGCACCGGCGGGGCATGCTGGCCCTGGTGGAGACCCGGGGGCCGGAAGACCTGCGCTACCTGGCGGGAGCTGACTCCGCGCCGCGGCTGGTGGGCATCAACAACAAGGACATCGACGAACTGGAGAGAGGGGAAAACGTGGTGCGCGTCAACCAGGAAATGATTTCTCGCTACCGGCGGGTCGTGGGGGAGGCGGTGATCGTGAGCCAAAGCGCCCACCGGAGTCCGGCGGACGTGCGGCGTTCCCTGGCGGCGGGCGCCGATGCGGTCCTGGTGGGCACTGCCTTCCTCCTGGCCGAGCAGCCGGCGGACGCCGTGGCCAGCTTCGTGCGGGCCGGGGAGGAGAGTGGCGGGGAGCAAGACGCTGGGGAGAAAGGCGCCGGGGAGGGAGGACGGTGACCAGGGTGATGGTCTGCGGCAGCCGGGAGGAGGCAGACATCGACCTGCTGGTGAAGGCGGGGGTGGACGCCATCGGGCTTATCACCGAGGTCAAGCAGGTCCTGCCCTGCAACCTGTCCCGCGCCCAGGCCCGGAGGCTGGCCGCCCGCATCCCTCCCCTGATTTCCGTTGTGCTCGTCCTCACCGAGGAGCGGGTAGAGGAAGTGCACCGCCTGGTGGAGC belongs to Bacillota bacterium and includes:
- a CDS encoding ATP-binding protein; this translates as MSLYLQLDTGWIARGLLKRRSNYSPVIVFETSDPKRLHQLKEYLLRQPEARYDYIFVYDQWEGLGRLVDSSSGPQFEPFRKKVGASPLAQRVGTREDTGIQLQFFKAALKEVDSQLKSWRTCFIIQNLSENREHETGLCSALRAWAIDPAVIAKGSTVILVTADADRVLDDYTRELTVIVSVDPSSREERAHMVRTTARELEVPLEDARVEEIVMGTGGLNLHQMESVLLESYFRTQCFDLRVIKDLKSELVKKSGVLEVQEPALGFGDIGGYDVIKDFIHKYVINVLKYADRARRYALPLPKGILFFGPPGTGKSLFATALASEVQLPFIHLVTENIYSKWLGESGQKMKNAITLAEKMSPAVVFVDEIDRFGRRGVATDSAGEETRRVFSQFLEWLGKPDREAIIVGTTNVPDQLDEAFLRTGRFDYKIPFLYPGEAARLDILLVHLGLKPGTSRRRPPLAIPEDGLRRFLAEEVVPLTTNFSGAELEELVTRAKRLAFDRGADGLEEIDFLRAARTFRVDHRHRAQVIETCLAQARRYTDDQAFLDAVEEEMGVRV
- a CDS encoding YdcF family protein, which produces MIKGWPIPRLYEGMTIADITEFLFLEDEPAVAELIFVFGGRNEARALRAADLYRRGLAPRVLIAGGYNRELGQTEAEFLGRLALEQGVAREDLILEMRSANTEENVAMGRELLEKLGLLPQDTVLLVSAPLHMRRARLIFEHYFPGVRALCCPDGRPEVRRDNWWQSEEGRRLVFRELEKVRTLQQRGEM
- a CDS encoding molybdenum cofactor biosynthesis protein MoaE, which translates into the protein MHIEVKFFALARDLAGAAETAIDVPEGTTLGQAWDEIIRRHPGLARYREEFLLAVNRRFAPLDRVLAPGDVVAVVPPVSGGSHYRVTPAPLEVREAVDAVRHPEAGAVVIFIGTVREWTGDTRTLEVEYEAYPEMAEEQLAAIGEEIHRNWDVRGVHIVHRHGRLHPGEDSVVIAVSAPHRADAFAACRHAIDRIKEIVPIWKKETTGSGSRWIRQEG
- a CDS encoding prepilin peptidase — its product is MLAALAGVLGLVVGSFINVLIWRLPRGESVVRPSSHCPSCGHRLAPRDLVPILSWALLRGRCRYCRAPIPASYPLVEAVTGATFAALAAVHGLHWRTAGYAVLAAILITAAGTDMRLRLIPNRLTIPAIAFALAWSAAVQVPHLTSSLLGLAIAGGLFLVIAMLSRGGMGGGDVKLAAAVGAFLGLQYSLLGLFLAFIFGAVVGLILMALGKKRRKDYIPFAPFIAAGCLAAMLFGDPILHWYLRMPR
- a CDS encoding patatin-like phospholipase family protein, coding for MSKKWGLALGAGGLHGIAHLGVFRALEEAGLRPDLVAGTSAGAIAAGLYTAGAKLQDTASTIASMATPQMLDFAGGLRSMVPGVILTRTGIIQGDLIESTFERLTGGRTLADARPPVAIEAVDIETGELVIMSSFVPSGPMPLARTVFLTDVRLSQAMRASMSIPGVFVPKQLAGRILVDGGVRDMVPTAVLRAMGAQVVAAVDLLSGQEQRVEVNGFAQVIMRALGLLEREIVRDRLDTWADVAITPVLPPLSSLDREAIEQHIRLGEEAARASIPRILRLLR
- the sleB gene encoding spore cortex-lytic enzyme produces the protein MNGAGEPSWKRRALAAGLGLLLAVGASALTLVGDASAQPTIGWGDTGPWVVNLQSRLSEWGYYFGPIDGYYGYQTYAAVVYFQQTNGLTPDGIVGPATWAALGLAAPARYTVSRGYSRSDDVYLLARIIAGEAEGEPFEGKVAVAAVILNRMKNPRFPGSLSGVIFQPGAFESVDNGRIWYTPITNEDIQAAQAALSGWDPTYGSLYFWNPAKPVNPWVWSRPVVRWIGSHVFAR
- a CDS encoding PepSY1/2 domain-containing protein, translating into MERRRDILRWSLIALLAVAVGLGIPWVAKQHLALTRAQAALRASRQMAYSGFLTQVENLEVLLAKALASSARDRQIMLLSRIAAEADGAGLNLAQLPSAGHDLGVAQKFLKQVSGYCQILAQQLVRGQPLSPDQRNILADLHNLAGQVAQAMHSAGRPTTSSPGAAHAQAAEQGTTEGAPSPEVIRSWLQAAARQLESFPGLVYDGPFSEHLEQLKPTPLPGAPVNATQAATLARAFLGLGPEVRLAGVSAVTGPVPAYSVRFRPAGTNREIVVDVSQAGGHILWMLDQRTVGTPTIDRARALHVATDFLRTRGFPPAVVTGWLREGDQLTFSFAPLLRPDGSLPDWPADTGAPAPAGTIVMYRQTIKVRVGLDTGRISGLDAVAYWQQSGVRKLPQPRFAPDEAAALVNPGMKVQRVSLALIPIGADREVLTYEVQASMGGQDGAPGDVFLIYYNVESGREEAIFQLQENETVRLAM
- a CDS encoding GNAT family N-acetyltransferase; translation: MFEVREVAAAAIDEVNRMCLPAGLKEGPALDAVLQRSAAAHAQAEAMGARVFGAFLKGRAVGRVEVMPIEAAPLPLEGSNLWVIRCLWVLPPAERKGIGRALLGRALDAARGSAGVAALTFPDWIPVSFYEKHGFRTVETRGDHILLLRANNPAARVSLAPAQRAPRGTDSAVHVEAVLSMRCPWLMLTYRRMLDIGREMSSRVVTTERYISNRADALAFGEENIYIDGRPLEGAPNSDTFRQQVRQQLQAKGLV